Genomic window (Chryseobacterium bernardetii):
TGGTGGGATGACGAAAGCCTTTTAAAACAGGCTCCTCAATTACTTTCAAAATCTTCAGATACTAAGAAGTTTGTTTATGTTTCTGTAGGAAAAGGAGAACATCCTGTGATGATAAAAGATGCAGAAAATTTTTATGATGTTTTGAAAAAAGCAGGGAAGAAAAACTGGACAGTAGAGTATAAAATGATGGAAACAGACAATCATGCAACCATTCTTCACAGAAGTTTATACGAAGGACTGGTAAAGCTGTTTCCGTATCAGGAACCGAAATAAATTTAAAATATTAAAAGATACCAATGTAAAAATATAGCAGGCATCTGTCATTCTGAGCAAAGCGAGGAATCTCATTGGTAAACTGTTAGATTGATACATTGTTAAATTAAATTCTATATGGAAAAACTAAAAAACTATATCTACGGACAATGGGTAGAAGGAACAGGAGCCGGAATTCCTCTATACAATGCTGTAACAGGAGAGCAGGTTGCTATTTCCGATACTGAAGGCCTTAATTTTGAACAGGCCCTTGATTACGGCAGAACTGTAGGGTACAAAAACCTTTCTTCAATGACGTTTTACGACCGTGGAGAAATGTTGAAAAAAGTAGCGCTTTACCTCTTAGAAAGAAAGAAAAAATATTACGAATTATCATATAAAACAGGAGCAACCCATGTTGATTCCTGGGTAGATATTGAAGGAGGTTTCGGAACTTTCTTTACCTATTCAGGATTAGCGAAGAGAATGCTTCCAAACACTCCGTTTTGGGTAGATGGTGATACTCAGAAGATTTCTGCTAATGGAACCCATCTGGGAACTCATATTTTGACACCGAGTGAAGGCGTTTCTGTACAGATCAATGCTTATAATTTCCCGGTTTGGGGGATGTTGGAAAAGTTATCCACATCATTGTTAGCAGGAGTACCATCTATTGTGAAACCATCACCTTTTGGTTCCTATCTTACCAATGTAGTATTTCAGGATATGATTGAAAGTGGAGTACTTCCTGAAGGAGCAGTACAATTAGTTTGTGGGGAACCCGGAAATATACTGGATTATGTTCAGGACGGAGACTCTGTACTGTTTACAGGTTCAGCTGCTACAGGGCGAAAACTGAAATCACTTCCATCCATTGCAGGAAATGCTGTTCGTTTCAATATGGAAGCAGATTCCCTGAACTGCTCAATTCTTGGGTTGGAAGCAAAACCCGGAACTCCCGAATTTGATTTATTTATCAAAGAAGTCCGTAATGAAATGACCACAAAAGCAGGTCAGAAATGTACAGCGATCAGAAGAATTATTGTTCCTGAGCATTTAATAGGAGATGTTCAGAATGCTTTATCCAAAGCTTTAGACCAAACGAAGATCGGAAACCCGTTAAGCAGAGAAACAAGAATGGGATCTTTGGTAGGAAGACAGCAATATGATGAAGTTTTAAGAAAAGTAAATATCTTAAAATCCGAAACAGAACTTATTTATGACGGTAAACATGAGTTGGTAGATGCCAGCTATGAAAACGGAGCCTTTATGAGTCCTAAGTTATTTTTGAATGATAAACCTTTCGAGAAGAATATCTCTCACGATGTAGAAGCTTTCGGGCCTGTATCTACATTAATGCCATATAAAGATGCTGAAGAAGCAGCAGCTCTGGCAAAAAGAGGAAAGGGAAGCTTAGTAGGATCTATTGTTTCTCATGATGAAAACTTCATTGCAGAAACCTCTTGGAAAATGGCTTCTCAACACGGTAGAATCTTTGTTCTGAACAGAGATAATGCTAAAGAAAGCACGGGGCACGGTTCACCACTTCCAACATTAATGCACGGTGGCCCGGGTAGAGCAGGAGGAGGTGAGGAAATGGGCGGTTTAAGCGGCCTTCATTTCTTCCTGCAGAAAACCGCCATTCAGGGATCTCCTGATGTATTGAAAGCTATTACTAAAATTTATCAGCAAGGTGCTGAGAAAAAATTCTCAGATAAGCATCCTTTCCAGAAATATTTTGAAGAAGTTGAAGTTGGGGACTCTCTGGAAACAGCAGGAAGAACTGTTACTGAAGCAGATATTGTCAACTTTTCAAACGTTTCATGGGATCACTTCTATGCCCATACCGATGCCACAAGTTTAACGGGAACTATTTTCGATAAAACAGTTGCTCACGGATACTTTATTCTTTCAGCAGCAGCAGGATTATTCGTTTCCGGTAAAAAAGGTCCTGTTATCGCAAATTATGGACTGGAAGAGTGCAGTTTCTTCAAGCCTGTATACGCCGGAGACACCATTACGGTTTATCTGACAGCGAAAGAAAAGATCAACAGAGGCGTAAAAGGAAGAAATATTCCTTCAGGAGTAGTGAAATGGCTGGTTGAAGTAGTTAATCAAAGAGATGAAGTAGTTTGTGTAGCTACAATTTTAACATTGGTGGCAAAACAGTCTCCTTTTATTGATCTGAATGTGAAGAACGTTCAAAAAATAGTAAGCGGATTAACGGAAAGCACACCTGCTGCCTGGGGCAAAATGTCTTCACAGCAAATGATTGAACACTTAGAGCGGGCAGTGTTGGTAAGTATAGGAGAACCAGAAGCAGAAAAATGCTTTACCCCTGAAGAACATCTTGAAAAATGGCAGGATTCTCTTTATAACCATAGAGCCATGCCAAAAGATTTTACAGCGCCTTTCTTACCGCAGGATGGCTCCCTTCCGGAACTTACCCATAAGAATCTGGAAGCTGCAAAACAGTCTTTCATTGATAATCTGAAAAGGTTTGTGGTGTACTACAAAGAAAATCCGCAGGCAGAGCATATGAACTTTGTATTTGGAAAACTCAATAAAGAGATGTGGGAACTGATGCATAAGAAACATTTTACTCATCATTTCGAACAATTTGGATTAATTTAATTGAAATAGATTTATAGCCCCCATCCGGTAATTTACAGGATGGGGGCTTTTAATTTATCCATACAGATTTTGAAAATCAGTAAATGAATAGTATCTTTAGCTTCACTCATAAAATAAAAGCAATGAACGAAAGCTGGATGCAAAAATGGGAAGAGATAAAGGATAAACTTGTATCTCCTGTAGATATTGAAACCTATTTTATCTCAGACGAAATTATGGAGCAGAAGATGGAAACTATGGAAATTGGTAATGTTTCCCTGCCATCAGGAAAAGTAATTGTAAGAGACCCTCTCGTATATCTGAATCAGAAAGAACAGCCTTTCTTTGTTGAGGTGCCCAGGGGAGATTTTCCGGTAACTGTTGCTGTAGTAAAGCTGGAAGATTGGGGAGACCGTTATGCAGCCGTAAAAGTTGAGTTTACTAAAGAAAAGCCTGTTCTTTATAGAGAAGCATTAATAGGCATTGAAAATATCGAAGATGTTAATGATGACGCTTTTTTTGGGTTTAATGTAGATGCCGGTTTAGCCTGTATTACAGATCCTGAAGTTGTTCCTTATGTGGAAAAATTTATTGAAGAACTTGATGTAGCGAATATTTATGATGATTATTTTGCGGAACTATTTGCAAAGAGCTATAAAGAAAATCCTAAGAACCAACGAGACCTGGGAGACTGGATCAATTGGAAAGTTCCGAATACAGAGTATCAGATCCCCATATTCGCAAGCGGAGTAGGAGATGGGGTATATCCCGTTTACTTTGCCTATGACGGACAAGGGCAATTATGTGGATTATATATTCATTTTATTGATATAGAATTAGAACTATCAGAGTATGATGAAGAGAACGATGATGAAGAGGATGAAACATCAGGGCAACAGGATAATTTCGTTTTTCTGAAATAATTTTGCCTATGAATAAAACTTTTGCAGAACAGGTTATAGAGTTTAATAAAAATTTAATCTATTCAGGAAGGCTTCCTGATGGTTTCGAAGTCCTTAATCCGTATTTGGATAACCCGGAAACCATGCAGGTGATGCAAAAGTTTTATTACAAATATTACAACGATTCCAACAAAAGAAAATTTATTATTGGGATTAATCCTAGCCGTCATGGGGCAGGAGTAACAGGAGTTCCTTTTACAGATACTAAAAGACTTGACAATGTATGCGGGATACAAATGAAATCTGCCCATACCCATGAAGTTTCTTCCGTATTTATGTACGATATGATTGAAGGTTATGGAGGAACAGACCTGTTTTATAAAGACATTTACATTAACTCGCCATTTCCTTTGGCCATTGTAAGAAAAACAAAAAACGGCTTACTTAATGCGAATTATTATGATGATAAAGCCCTCTTCCATGACGTGAAAGATTTCATGATTGAATCGCTAAAAAAGCATATCAGCCTGAATCTGGATACCTCAGAAGTTTTTGTTCTCGGTAAAAAGAATGCTGAATTTATTTCTAAACTTAATAATGAAGCACAGCTTTTCAATAGCATGACAGTTTTGGAACATCCACGGTATATTCAGCAATATAAGTCAAAAGAAAAGCAACTGTACATAGATAAGTACATTTTAGCATTAAAAGATAAAACAACAAATCCCTTGAAATAGCATCAAGGGATTTTGTCTTCATGAATTAGAATCTTTATGGGAACAAGCTCGGATGTGAAACTTATAAAAATTAGTTTTTAATAACTTTAGCAGACTCAGTTGCTGTTTTGATAAAATAAACTCCTTTCGGTAATTCTGA
Coding sequences:
- the paaZ gene encoding phenylacetic acid degradation bifunctional protein PaaZ, coding for MEKLKNYIYGQWVEGTGAGIPLYNAVTGEQVAISDTEGLNFEQALDYGRTVGYKNLSSMTFYDRGEMLKKVALYLLERKKKYYELSYKTGATHVDSWVDIEGGFGTFFTYSGLAKRMLPNTPFWVDGDTQKISANGTHLGTHILTPSEGVSVQINAYNFPVWGMLEKLSTSLLAGVPSIVKPSPFGSYLTNVVFQDMIESGVLPEGAVQLVCGEPGNILDYVQDGDSVLFTGSAATGRKLKSLPSIAGNAVRFNMEADSLNCSILGLEAKPGTPEFDLFIKEVRNEMTTKAGQKCTAIRRIIVPEHLIGDVQNALSKALDQTKIGNPLSRETRMGSLVGRQQYDEVLRKVNILKSETELIYDGKHELVDASYENGAFMSPKLFLNDKPFEKNISHDVEAFGPVSTLMPYKDAEEAAALAKRGKGSLVGSIVSHDENFIAETSWKMASQHGRIFVLNRDNAKESTGHGSPLPTLMHGGPGRAGGGEEMGGLSGLHFFLQKTAIQGSPDVLKAITKIYQQGAEKKFSDKHPFQKYFEEVEVGDSLETAGRTVTEADIVNFSNVSWDHFYAHTDATSLTGTIFDKTVAHGYFILSAAAGLFVSGKKGPVIANYGLEECSFFKPVYAGDTITVYLTAKEKINRGVKGRNIPSGVVKWLVEVVNQRDEVVCVATILTLVAKQSPFIDLNVKNVQKIVSGLTESTPAAWGKMSSQQMIEHLERAVLVSIGEPEAEKCFTPEEHLEKWQDSLYNHRAMPKDFTAPFLPQDGSLPELTHKNLEAAKQSFIDNLKRFVVYYKENPQAEHMNFVFGKLNKEMWELMHKKHFTHHFEQFGLI
- a CDS encoding DUF4241 domain-containing protein, producing MNSIFSFTHKIKAMNESWMQKWEEIKDKLVSPVDIETYFISDEIMEQKMETMEIGNVSLPSGKVIVRDPLVYLNQKEQPFFVEVPRGDFPVTVAVVKLEDWGDRYAAVKVEFTKEKPVLYREALIGIENIEDVNDDAFFGFNVDAGLACITDPEVVPYVEKFIEELDVANIYDDYFAELFAKSYKENPKNQRDLGDWINWKVPNTEYQIPIFASGVGDGVYPVYFAYDGQGQLCGLYIHFIDIELELSEYDEENDDEEDETSGQQDNFVFLK
- a CDS encoding SMUG2 DNA glycosylase family protein, producing MNKTFAEQVIEFNKNLIYSGRLPDGFEVLNPYLDNPETMQVMQKFYYKYYNDSNKRKFIIGINPSRHGAGVTGVPFTDTKRLDNVCGIQMKSAHTHEVSSVFMYDMIEGYGGTDLFYKDIYINSPFPLAIVRKTKNGLLNANYYDDKALFHDVKDFMIESLKKHISLNLDTSEVFVLGKKNAEFISKLNNEAQLFNSMTVLEHPRYIQQYKSKEKQLYIDKYILALKDKTTNPLK